From the genome of Leishmania braziliensis MHOM/BR/75/M2904 complete genome, chromosome 26, one region includes:
- a CDS encoding putative ras-like small GTPases — translation MKRSGSRLNDISPAMGDAKRTDEQRRRVAGWTPVVKTLGDQRLRVAIVGRMNSGKSSLFNLLCQDPTMPAKKNIVKDFNGITRDCVEAHAVLNDLHFTIIDTPGLVGGKLVEEAFRTVETADAAIFVTAVDEDVSTEEHDLIQYLAAKKLPACLLVNKMDLVPEEDEALVLDVYNHLGLGNAIPFSARKREGLDMLSALLEPLYHIHAMRKVENDWDIEDLAMSGDEAAMEEIRDRNCTEQYIRVAIVGRTNSGKTSLVNRLLGYERNRAADATNTTRDPIEIPCTYKGKKLKLIDTAGLARQRYRTDREFLSCIHNLSLKEIRYAHVVIVVFDATEGHPNKYDMSILHTVAQEGRPFVLCANKWDAVLDQSATAEAIDFKIKRQVQEVKYSSAVVVSAHTGMNLTLLMDQVLELYDTWNKRVRRSELTKFWRKLEKSVIIPYHVARVGRITQISTRPPTFLLQLQTKKEENQLPKALQEMMKNAITEEFGFRGVPLRIVQEVRDSNPDYI, via the coding sequence ATGAAGCGGTCGGGAAGCCGATTGAATGACATCTCCCCCGCCATGGGAGACGCCAAACGTACTGAcgagcagcgccggcgcgtGGCCGGCTGGACACCGGTCGTCAAGACGCTGGGTGATCAGCGTCTTCGCGTTGCCATTGTCGGTCGCATGAATAGCGGAAAGTCGTCGCTCTTTAATCTGCTCTGCCAGGACCCCACGATGCCGGCGAAGAAGAACATTGTGAAGGACTTCAACGGCATCACACGCGACTGCGTGGAGGCCCACGCCGTGCTGAACGACCTGCACTTCACCATCATCGACACACCTGGACTCGTTGGTGGCAAGTTGGTCGAGGAGGCATTTCGCACCGTCGAGACGGCCGACGCCGCAATCTTCGTCACGGCCGTGGATGAGGACGTGTCTACGGAGGAGCACGACTTAATCCAGTACCTGGCCGCCAAGAAGCTACCAGCGTGCCTGCTGGTCAACAAAATGGACCTCGTGccggaggaggatgaggcgCTCGTGCTGGACGTGTACAACCACCTCGGCCTCGGCAACGCTATTCCATTCTCAGCGCGCAAACGGGAGGGACTCGACATGCTGTCAGCCCTGCTCGAGCCACTCTATCACATCCACGCCATGCGCAAAGTGGAGAACGACTGGGATATCGAAGATCTCGCCATGAGCGGCGACGAGGCGGCCATGGAGGAGATTCGGGATCGCAACTGCACCGAGCAGTACATTCGCGTGGCCATCGTCGGTCGAACGAATAGCGGCAAGACAAGCCTTGTGAACCGTCTTCTCGGCTACGAGCGGAACCGCGCCGCTGACGCAACAAACACGACCCGCGACCCCATCGAAATCCCCTGCACCTATAAAGGGAAGAAGCTGAAGCTGATCGACACAGCCGGGCTGGCGCGCCAGCGGTACCGTACTGACCGTGAGTTCCTCAGTTGCATCCACAACCTCTCGTTAAAGGAGATTCGCTACGCGCACGTGGTGATTGTGGTGTTCGACGCCACAGAGGGCCATCCGAACAAGTACGACATGTCCATCCTGCACACGGTCGCGCAAGAGGGCCGCCCGTTTGTGCTGTGCGCAAACAAGTGGGATGCGGTGCTCGACCAAAGCGCAACCGCCGAGGCCATCGACTTCAAGATCAAGCGGCAGGTCCAGGAGGTGAAGTATAGCAGTGCTGTAGTCGTCTCCGCGCACACTGGCATGAATCTGACCTTGCTCATGGACCAGGTGCTGGAGTTGTACGACACGTGGAATAAGCGCGTGCGTCGTTCAGAGTTGACCAAGTTCTGGCGCAAGTTGGAGAAGTCCGTGATCATACCGTACCATGTCGCACGGGTTGGACGCATTACGCAGATCAGCACCCGTCCACCCACCTTTCTCTTGCAGCTGCAAAcaaagaaggaggagaaccAGTTGCCCAAggcactgcaggagatgATGAAGAACGCCATCACCGAGGAATTCGGCTTCCGTGGTGTGCCACTGCGGATCGTGCAGGAGGTGAGGGACTCTAATCCGGACTACATCTGA